In a genomic window of Alteromonas gilva:
- a CDS encoding DUF2254 domain-containing protein: MTLRLIVTRIRVIWESLSTSYWFIPLLMMGSSAVICYTCLSVIERAFLPEFLRPLIPLVSQEGVQQLLSTVAGAMITVTSIAFSMTLVSLTLASNQFGPRLIRNFMHDRNTQAVLGILVSTFLFCLISLHHLSSISSNQDAISMLAGVTTFLALLDCVTIIYFIHHVSRSIQADHVIADCVARFESNIDSLLPVTESASSFRAITEQWAIPQSAFSVTVQALSNGYIQTINYDSFLNQTSTAVTGCELHVRSGDHILIGEALFTVYCNQPMTEGDFSELRKAVMLGASRTPIQDPEFAISQLVEVALRALSPGINDPNTAITCIDKLSGICMLIAEREFPAICLMNNDTQVWLKRRTFTFPGVIDTAFSQIRQMGAGHVAVLIHLLRNLASLRARCNGTAGVAIDKHAHAIDEKMQHLSLGTSDTHDLTIAMLPFKSA, encoded by the coding sequence ATGACTTTACGGCTGATCGTCACGCGGATACGAGTAATTTGGGAGTCGCTATCAACCAGTTACTGGTTTATTCCCCTACTGATGATGGGCAGCAGTGCGGTAATCTGCTATACCTGTTTGTCGGTTATTGAGCGTGCATTTTTACCCGAGTTTTTAAGACCGCTTATTCCGTTAGTAAGCCAGGAAGGTGTGCAGCAATTGTTATCGACTGTTGCCGGCGCCATGATCACCGTTACCAGTATCGCTTTTTCGATGACATTGGTGTCACTGACACTGGCGTCAAACCAATTTGGGCCGCGGCTAATCCGTAACTTTATGCACGACCGTAATACGCAGGCTGTACTGGGTATTTTGGTGTCCACTTTCCTTTTCTGCCTGATTTCATTGCATCATCTGTCTTCGATCAGCAGTAATCAGGACGCCATTTCCATGCTGGCCGGTGTGACCACGTTTTTGGCACTGCTTGACTGCGTAACCATCATTTATTTTATTCATCACGTATCACGGTCGATTCAGGCCGATCATGTGATTGCCGACTGTGTGGCTCGCTTTGAAAGTAATATTGATTCGCTGTTACCAGTAACAGAATCAGCGTCTTCCTTTCGGGCCATTACGGAGCAATGGGCAATTCCACAAAGTGCTTTTTCGGTAACCGTGCAGGCGCTAAGTAATGGCTACATACAAACCATCAACTACGACAGTTTTCTCAACCAGACCTCGACCGCAGTCACCGGTTGCGAACTTCATGTTCGCAGCGGCGATCATATATTAATTGGCGAAGCATTATTTACCGTCTATTGTAATCAGCCTATGACTGAAGGTGATTTCAGTGAACTACGCAAGGCCGTGATGTTGGGCGCAAGCCGCACGCCCATTCAGGATCCGGAATTTGCCATTAGTCAGTTGGTGGAAGTGGCCTTACGCGCTTTGTCACCAGGTATCAACGATCCCAACACAGCCATCACCTGCATCGACAAGCTCAGCGGCATTTGTATGCTGATAGCGGAACGTGAGTTCCCTGCCATTTGCCTCATGAACAACGACACCCAGGTATGGCTAAAACGCCGCACGTTCACCTTCCCAGGAGTCATCGACACAGCGTTTAGTCAGATACGGCAAATGGGTGCAGGCCATGTAGCAGTTCTCATCCATTTGTTACGCAATCTGGCCAGTTTACGCGCTCGTTGTAACGGCACGGCAGGCGTGGCTATCGACAAACACGCACACGCAATTGATGAAAAGATGCAGCACTTATCGCTGGGTACCAGCGATACTCACGATTTGACGATTGCCATGCTGCCATTTAAATCGGCCTGA